A part of Leptospira congkakensis genomic DNA contains:
- the rplV gene encoding 50S ribosomal protein L22 codes for MEAKAVGKHLRISARKARLVADEVRGYDYKEAIDILRFTNKAASSMIINLLNSAVANAVQMNESLDPSSLYVKKIYVDDGPIMKRFRPRARGRASRIRKRLSHITVVVSEIEKKVS; via the coding sequence ATGGAAGCAAAAGCAGTAGGAAAACACCTCAGAATTTCTGCCAGAAAAGCTCGCCTGGTTGCTGATGAAGTTCGTGGATACGATTATAAGGAAGCCATTGATATCTTGCGTTTTACTAATAAAGCAGCAAGTTCAATGATCATCAACCTTTTGAACTCGGCAGTGGCGAACGCAGTCCAAATGAACGAAAGTTTGGATCCAAGTTCACTTTATGTTAAAAAAATCTATGTGGATGACGGCCCTATCATGAAACGTTTCCGCCCAAGAGCACGAGGACGTGCTTCTAGGATCCGAAAACGCCTAAGCCACATCACTGTTGTCGTATCTGAAATCGAAAAGAAGGTTAGCTAA
- the rpsC gene encoding 30S ribosomal protein S3, translating to MGQKVNPIGLRIGITRNWDSVWFSKQDYIKNLHEDIKIRRFLQKKFKNASVVKIVIERFPEKINVNLHTSKPGMVIGQKGQNIEAVKQELKKYADKPIGMNIIEVKKPEVIAQAIAETVALQIEQRMPFRRVMKAELRRAMRGGVEGVKIQISGRLNGADMARTEKYMEGRVPLHTLRAKIDFGFKEALTTFGQIGVKVWTYTGDYFPTKEESDEDKYAVKRRTS from the coding sequence ATGGGTCAGAAAGTAAATCCAATCGGACTACGAATCGGAATCACACGTAATTGGGATTCAGTTTGGTTTTCCAAACAAGATTACATTAAAAATCTTCACGAAGATATCAAGATCCGTAGATTCCTTCAGAAGAAATTCAAAAACGCTTCCGTTGTTAAAATCGTAATCGAAAGATTCCCTGAAAAAATCAACGTGAACCTCCATACTTCTAAACCAGGTATGGTGATTGGTCAAAAAGGCCAAAACATTGAAGCGGTAAAACAAGAACTTAAAAAATACGCTGATAAACCGATTGGGATGAACATCATCGAAGTGAAAAAACCGGAAGTGATTGCACAAGCAATTGCAGAAACGGTTGCCCTTCAAATCGAACAAAGGATGCCATTTCGTCGAGTGATGAAAGCTGAACTTCGTCGTGCGATGCGCGGTGGGGTGGAAGGCGTAAAAATCCAAATCTCTGGACGACTAAACGGAGCCGATATGGCAAGAACAGAGAAGTATATGGAAGGACGAGTTCCTCTTCATACTCTTCGTGCTAAAATCGACTTTGGATTCAAAGAAGCTCTCACGACTTTCGGACAAATTGGTGTGAAAGTATGGACTTATACAGGTGACTACTTCCCAACTAAGGAAGAGTCCGACGAAGATAAATACGCTGTAAAACGTAGAACTAGTTAA